A DNA window from Porphyromonas gingivalis ATCC 33277 contains the following coding sequences:
- a CDS encoding nucleoside recognition domain-containing protein, translating to METRSQHKKLTFRRHLFEALGFIILFFAIFGYVGHVMGLPNMLNTIMQTSYHLLLETVFYIMGITVLSGALGSLLVEFHVVDMLERILRPLMKPLYNLPGVSALGGILTFLSDNPAIISLAQDRKFCSYFKKYQLVSLTNFGTAFGMGMVVIIFMAGQGYGSGAIIGLFGAIIGSIVSTRLMQRSTLRRYPEMDSPVNVEEMQHEETKEHKENLFLRMLNAVLDGGKTGVDLGIAIIPGVLIISTAVMMLTNGPAGPDGTFAGKAYEGVGLLPALADKVDFLFRWLFGFTDSRLIAFPITALGAVGAALGLVPNFSAQGILDGNAVAVFTAMGMCWSGFLSTHTAMLDSLKYRRLITQAIGAHAIGGLVAGIFAHWLFVLISLI from the coding sequence ATGGAGACAAGATCTCAACACAAGAAACTGACGTTCAGGCGTCATCTCTTCGAAGCCCTCGGCTTCATCATTCTCTTCTTCGCCATATTCGGCTATGTAGGGCATGTCATGGGTCTGCCCAATATGCTCAATACGATTATGCAGACCTCCTATCACCTCCTGCTCGAGACCGTATTCTATATTATGGGTATCACGGTACTGAGCGGAGCCTTGGGCAGTCTGCTCGTGGAGTTCCATGTCGTGGATATGCTCGAGCGTATCCTCAGGCCCCTGATGAAGCCCCTTTACAACCTGCCGGGCGTGTCAGCACTCGGAGGCATCCTCACCTTCCTTAGTGACAATCCCGCCATCATCTCTCTGGCACAGGATCGCAAGTTCTGCTCCTACTTCAAGAAATATCAGCTCGTCAGCCTCACCAACTTCGGTACGGCTTTCGGCATGGGTATGGTCGTTATCATCTTCATGGCAGGACAGGGCTACGGCAGCGGTGCCATCATCGGCCTCTTCGGAGCCATCATCGGCAGTATCGTCAGCACTCGTCTGATGCAGCGGAGCACGCTCCGCCGCTATCCGGAAATGGACAGTCCGGTCAATGTGGAGGAGATGCAGCACGAGGAAACGAAAGAGCATAAGGAGAACCTTTTCCTGCGTATGCTCAATGCCGTACTGGACGGCGGCAAGACGGGTGTAGACCTCGGTATCGCCATCATCCCCGGCGTACTCATCATCAGTACGGCCGTTATGATGCTCACCAACGGACCTGCCGGACCCGACGGCACCTTCGCCGGCAAGGCATACGAAGGCGTCGGCCTGCTGCCGGCCCTTGCCGACAAGGTGGACTTCCTCTTCCGCTGGCTCTTCGGCTTCACCGATTCCCGCCTCATCGCCTTCCCGATCACCGCGCTCGGTGCAGTCGGTGCAGCCCTCGGACTGGTACCCAACTTCTCGGCGCAAGGTATCCTGGACGGCAATGCAGTAGCCGTTTTCACCGCCATGGGTATGTGCTGGAGCGGCTTCCTCAGTACGCACACGGCCATGCTCGACAGTCTCAAGTACCGCCGCCTCATCACACAGGCGATCGGAGCACATGCGATCGGCGGACTAGTCGCCGGCATATTCGCCCATTGGCTCTTTGTCCTCATCTCGCTCATTTGA